TCGCCAGCGTAAAGCCACAACGCAGACCGGCAAGAGCAAACGCTTTAGACAGCGTGCGCAGAACGACCAGGTTGGGGTACTCGGAAAGCCAACCCGCCAGCGTAGCCTGTGGGCAGAACTCGATATAGGCTTCGTCGGCGACCACAATGGCTTTGCCGCGCGTCAGTTCCAGCAGCGTGCGCAGATCCTGTGGATTAATCAGTTGCCCGGTTGGGTTATTGGGGCTGCACACGTAAACAACCTTCACGCCGTCCAGGTTGTCAGAAATACCCTGCATATCCAGTTGCCAGTCGGCGAGCGTGGGGACGGTGCAACATTCGACGCCAATGGTTTCGGCGCTGACGCTATACATTCCATAGGTGGGCGGGCAGAAGAGAATCGCGTCTTTCCCCGGTTCGCAGAAGGCGCGGATAAGCAGCTCAATACCTTCATCTGCGCCACGGCTGACCAGCACCTGTTCCGGTTTAACCCCGGCGTACTGTGCATAATTTTCAATCACCGCTTTCGGCTGGCATTCCGGGTAGCGGTTAAGCGTTTGCTGAGTGAGCTGATAGTCGACCGCCGTCGGGAATTCGTTGGCATTGAGCCAGACGTCGCCGTTGCCGCCCAGACGACGAGCAGATTGATACGGCGTCAGATTACGGACGTTTTCACGGGCTAAGTCGTTGACGCTGAACGTGTTTTCAGTGCTCATGCTTGCTCCTTCAGGGCGTTGACACGCAGGGTGACGGCATTTTTGTGAGCGGTCAGGCGTTCAGCCGCCGCCAGAGTCTCAATAGTTGAAGCGAGCGCAGAGAATCCCGCTTTTGACAGTTCCTGAACCGTCATACGCTTCTGGAAATCCGCCAGTCCGAGGCTGGAACAGGTGGCCGTATACCCGTAGGTCGGCAGCACATGGTTAGTCCCGGAGGCGTAATCGCCCGCTGATTCCGGCGACCAGTCGCCGAGGAACACCGAACCGGCGCTGGTGATGTCATCAACCAGTTCGCGGGCGTTGCGGGTCTGGATAATTAAGTGCTCAGGACCATACAGGTTCGAAATGGCAATACACTGCGCCACATCTTTTGTCACAATCAATCGACTGGCGCTGAGCGCCTGACGTGCCGTTTCCGCACGCGGGAGTTCAGCCAGTTGGCGTTCAACGGCCAGCGCAACGCGACCGGCGATATCGGCATCCGGGGTCAGCAGAATCACCTGTGAGTCCGGGCCGTGTTCCGCCTGCGAAAGCAGATCGGAGGCGACGAAATCTGGCGTTGCGCCGCTGTCAGCAATCACCAGCACTTCAGAAGGACCGGCTGGCATATCAATCGCTGCGCCGTCGAGACGCTGGCTAACCTGGCGCTTCGCTTCGGTCACAAACGCGTTTCCGGGGCCAAAAATTTTGTCCACTTTCGGTACGGATTCGCTGCCAAATGCCAGAGCGGCAATGGCCTGCGCGCCGCCAACGTTAAAGATCTCCTGCACACCGCACAGTTGCGCCGCATAGAGAATTTCATCGGCAATTGGCGGCGGGGAACACAGCACAACCTTTTTACATCCCGCAATGCGCGCTGGCGTGGCAAGCATCAGTACGGTAGAAAAGAGTGGAGCGGAACCCCCTGGAATATATAAACCGACGGATGCCACCGGACGCGTCACCTGCTGACAGCGTACACCTGGCTGGGTTTCTACATCGACGGTCTGTATTTTTTGCGCGTTGTGGAAGGTCTCAATATTTTGCACCGCGACGGCCATCGCTTGCTTGAGATCGTCGCTCAGTCGTGCGCTGGCGGCGGTTATCTCTTCTGCGGTTACCCTCAGCGCCGCAACCTCGGTTTTATCAAACTTTGCGCTGTATTCGCGCAGGGCGTCATCACCACGGGCTTTGACATTATCCAGAATCTCACTCACGGTACGAGAGATGCTGTCAGACGCAGAAATCGCCGGGCGCATCAGTAATTCACGCTGCTGCTCGGGGGAACAGGTGTTCCAGTTAATGATTGTGCTAAAGCTCATGGCTATCACTCCATCATCTTCTCAATCGGCAGCACCAGAATCGAGCTGGCGCCGAGCGCTTTCAGTTTTTCCATTGTCTCCCAGAACAGGGTTTCGCTGCTGACCATGTGCATCGCCACGCGCTGTTGATCGCCAGCCAGCGGCAGAATGGTCGGGCGTTCTGCGCCCGGCAGCAGGGCGATCACTTCTTCCAGACGCTCGCTTGGCGCGTGCATCATGATGTACTTCGATTCGCGCGCCTGGATAACGCCCTGAATACGGGTCAGCAGTTTATCAACCAGTTGCTGCTTGGCATCGGTCATCTCGCCGTCACGCTGGATCAGGCAGGCTTTAGAGCGATAAATCACTTCCACTTCGCGAAGACCGTTGGCTTCCAGCGTCGCACCGGTCGATACCAGATCGCAGATGGCATCGGCGAGGCCCGCGCGCGGAGCCACTTCCACAGAACCGTTCAGCAGACAGGATTTAAAGGAGACGCCTTTCTGGTCGAGATAACGTTTGAGCAGGTGGGGATAAGAGGTAGCGATGCGTTTACCATCCAGCGCGGCGGGGCCATTCCAGGTTTCATCGACCGGCGTTGCCAGAGAAAGGCGACAACCGCCGAAGTCGAGGCGACGCAGCGTAAAGTAGCGCGGGTCTTCGCCCTGGGCACGGCGGTTCAGCAGTTCCTCTTCCAGAACGTTTTCGCCGATGATGCCCAGGTCAACGACGCCGTCCATCACCAGACCGGGGATATCGTCGTCACGCACGCGCAGAATATCAATTGGCATATTCTCTGCCATCGCAATCAGGCGCTGGGTGTGTAAGTTAATTTTAATCCCACAGCGGGCGAGTAATTCGCGTGAGTCATCGCTCAAACGACCTGATTTCTGAATAGCTATGCGTAAACGGGTGTTATCTAACATTCTCTTTTCCTCTTTATCCTGTCTGAACCTGTCTGAATTTCGCACCAAAAAAAAAGCCCCCGGAAGAAATCTTCCGGGGGCTTTCTCATACGTTCATGCACCACTGGAAGATCTGAATGTCTCCCAGCACACATCGCCTGAAAGACTAGTCAGGATGATGGTGATGATGGTGGTGTTTAAATTGAACGCGTGTCATAAAATTCTCGATGAATGCTTATTCATTTGATGCCTTTTAACCTAAACCACTTTAACGCCTTAAAGCAAGCGCTTTTTTTAATTCCTATTTATAGTATGAATTGTCAGTCTTAAAACGCTGGCGTAGCCTTGTAGACATAGTGCTGGAGTCAGGAGAAAACGGATGAAAAAGGTCGCAGTTGTCGGTTTAGGATGGTTAGGCATGCCGCTGGCGATGTCACTTACTGCCAGAGGCTGGCAGGTGACGGGGAGCAAAACCACCCAGGATGGCGTGGAAGCGGCCAGAATGAGCGGGATCGAAGGGTATCCGCTACGGCTCGAGCCTGAGCTGGTGTGTGAAACAGATGACCTGGATGCGCTGATGGATGTTGATGCGCTGGTGATTACATTACCGGCTCGTCGCAGCGGTCCGGGAGAAGACTTCTATTTGCAGGCGATGCAGGAGCTGGTGGACAGTGCGCTGGCGTATCGTATTCCGCGCATTATCTTTACCAGTTCGACCTCCGTCTATGGCGACGTGCAGGGGACGGTGAAAGAGGGAACGGCGCGTAATCCAGTCACCGCCAGTGGTCGCGTGTTAAAAGAACTGGAAGACTGGTTGCATAATTTACCGGGTACGTCGGTCGATATCCTGCGTCTGGCCGGGCTGGTAGGGCCTGGACGTCACCCGGGCCGCTTCTTCGCCGGTAAAACTGCCCCTGACGGTGAACACGGCGTCAATCTGGTCCATCTGGAAGATGTTATCGCCGCCATCACGCTGCTGTTACAGGCACCGAAAGGGGGACACATCTATAATATATGTGCGCCTTCGCATCCTGCCCGAAATGTATTTTATCCGCAGATGGCGCGTCTGCTGGGAATGGAGCCGCCGCAGTTCCGTGATTCTGCGGATAACGGTAAAGGTAAAATTATAGATGGCAGCCGGATCTGTAATGAGCTTGGGTTTGAATACCAGTATCCCGATCCGCTGGTGATGCCGTTGGAGTAATGCATACCGCCAGCAGTTAGTCGCCATACACCGCAAGGGGGCGTGTATGAAACCACTGCTGGATGTGCTCATTATTCTCGATGCCCTTGAAAAAGAGGGCAGCTTTGCGGCGGCGTCGGCCAAACTGTATAAGACGCCGTCGGCACTCAGTTATACCGTCCACCGCCTGGAAAGCGATCTCAACATTCAGATCCTCGATCGCAGCGGTCATCGCGCCAGGTTCACGCGTACAGGACAAATGCTGCTGGAAAAAGGCCGGGAAGTCTTGCATACCGTGCGGGAGCTGGAAAAGCAGGCGATTAAACTCCACGAAGGTTGGGAAAATGAGCTGGTCATTGGCGTAGACGATACGTTCCCTTTTTCTCTGCTTGCCCCACTGATTGAATCCTTTTATCAACATCACAGCGTAACGCGTCTGAAGTTCATTAACGGCGTGCTGGGGGGATCGTGGGATGCGCTGACTCAGGGCAGGGCGGACATTATTGTCGGCGCGATGCATGAACCGCCCTCATCCAGCGACGTTAGCGTTGCGCGTCTGGGTGAACTGGAACAGGTTTTTGCTGTCGCGCCGCACCATCCTCTGGCTCAGGAGGTGGAGCCGTTGAGCCGCAGTACCATCAAACGCTATCGCGCAATTGTGGTTGGTGACAGTTCGTCTCTCTCTTCTGCAACCGCGACGCAACTGCTTGATGACCAGGAGGCGATCACCGTCTTCGATTTTAAAACCAAACTGGAACTGCAAATCAGCGGTCTGGGATGCGGCTATCTGCCACGCTATCTGGCGCAACGCTTCCTGGAAAGTGGGGCGCTGATCGAGAAAAAAGTGGCGGCACAAATACTCTTTGAACCAGTGTGGATGGGGTGGAATGAGCAGACGGCAGGTCTCGCCAGCGTCTGGTGGCGGGATGCAATTTTAGCAAATAGTGCTATTGCCGGCGTCTACACAAAAGACGAGACAAACAAATCAAACATTTAAGAAAAAATAGTTCGCGACAAGCCTCTCATTCTCTTGTCTTTTCGCCTCATTTTAGTGCACAATGCGCCGCTTGCAAAAAATGACATTAACCGACGTTTTCATACGCGTCGGTTATTTTTTTGCATCAAACCAATCATTCATACAAAGAGGCCGGGCTTCGTACCGGATAGATATTTACTAAAAACCGACAGTTGTTGTCGCTGAGGAATCCAGAAAATGGGGCAATTTTTTGCTTACGCGACGGCATTCGCCGTAAAGGGGAATGACCATGTCGCATAACGCTACTCCAAAAACCTCTCGCGTGGAATTGCGTAAAACGCTTACGCTGATTCCGGTTGTCATGATGGGTCTTGCCTATATGCAGCCAATGACGCTGTTCGATACGTTTGGTATCGTTTCAGGCCTCACTGACGGTCACGTTGCAACGGCTTACGCCTTTGCGCTGATCGCAATTCTTTTTACTGCGTTGAGCTACGGTAAACTGGTTCGCCGTTTCCCGTCTGCAGGCTCGGCGTATACCTATGCCCAGAAATCCATTAGCCCGACCGTTGGCTTTATGGTGGGCTGGTCATCCCTGCTGGACTATCTGTTCATGCCGATGATCAACATTCTGCTGGCTAAAATTTACTTTGAAGCGCTGGTGCCGTCTGTGCCATCGTGGATCTTCGTTGTTGCGCTGGTGGCCTTTATGACCATTTCTAACCTGCGTAGCATCAAGACCGTGGCGAACTTCAATACCCTGATTGTGATCCTGCAGATGGGTATTGTGGCGGTGATTGTTGGCCTGATCATCTACGGTGTCTCCAACGGCGAAGGGGCCGGTACGCTGACCAGCACCCGTCCGTTCTGGTCGGAAGGTGCACACGTTGTGCCGATGATTACCGGGGCAACGATTCTGTGCTTCTCGTTCCTGGGCTTCGACGGTATCTCCTCGCTGTCTGAAGAGACTAAAGATGCAGAGCGCGTGATCCCGAAAGCTATTTTCCTGACGGCGCTGATTGGCGGTCTGGTGTTCATCGGTGCCTCTTACTTCCTGCAACTGTACTTCCCGGATATTTCTCGCTTTAAGGATCCGGATGCGTCTCAGCCGGAAATCATGCTCTATGTGGCGGGTAAAACCTTCCAGTGGGGCGTGCTGATTTTCTCCAGCGTGACCGTTCTGGCTTCCGGTATGGCGGCACATGCAGGCGTCTCTCGTCTGATGTACGTGATGGGTCGTGATGGTGTATTCCCGACGCGTTTCTTCGGCTACATTCATCCGAAGTGGCGTACCCCGGCATGGAACGTGCTGCTGGTTGGGGCGATTGCCCTGATGGCGATTAAATTTGACCTGGTGACGGCGACGGCGCTGATCAACTTCGGCGCGCTGGTGGCGTTTACCTTCGTGAACCTGTCTGTGATTTCACAGTTCTGGATCCGCGAAAAACGCAACAAGACGCTGAAAGACCATTTCAACTATCTGGTGTTGCCGGTCTGTGGCGCGCTGACCGTTGGCGCTCTGTGGATCAACCTGGAAGAGAGTTCTATGGTTCTGGGCCTGATCTGGGCCGGCATCGGTCTGGTGTATCTGGCTTGCGTGACCAAAAGCTTCCGCAACCCGGTTCCGCAGTACGAAGATATCGCACAGTAATTCATAAGGTCTGTAGGCCCGGTAAGCGAAGCGCCACCGGGCAGGAAGCCGGAGTTAACCACTCCGGCTTTTTTTATGTCGTTGGTTTATTTCCAGTCATTATTCATAACCATTTGTTCTAAATTAGAGAATTTGGTTATTGGTTCCCCGCCGCGTGGTCAGGAATAATTTCCTGATTGATATTCTTCAGGCTAACTAATTTATGTTTTCAATGATTTTGAGCGGGGTTATCTGCGGCGCGTTGCTGGGTTTTGTGATGCAACGCGGTCGATTCTGTCTGACCGGTGGTTTCCGCGATATGTATATCGCCAAAAACAACCGCATGTTCTATGCGCTGCTGATCGCGATTTCCATACAGAGCGTCGGCGCTTTTGCCCTGATTCAGGCGGGGGTGATCCGCTATGATGCAGGCGCGTTCCCGTGGCTTGGCACCGTTGTCGGCGGTTACATCTTTGGGATTGGGATTGTTTATGCAGGCGGATGCGCCACCGGAACCTGGTATCGTGCGGGTGAGGGGCTAATCGGCAGCTGGATAGCACTGGTGACCTACATGGTGATGAGCGCGGTGATGCGTTCGCCTCATGCCAGCGGTTTAAACCAGACGCTCAAGACGTACAGCACGGAGCACAACTCCATTGCCGACACCCTGAACCTCTCGGTCTGGCCGCTGATTGCGGTTCTGCTGGTGGTAACGCTCTGGGTGGTCAGCAAAGAGCTGAAAAAGCCAAAACTGAAAGTGGCTTCTTTGCCGCCGCGCCGTACCGGGCTTGCACATATTTTGTTTGAAAAACGCTGGCACCCGTTCGTGACGGCAGTGCTGATTGGTCTTATCGCACTGCTGGCATGGCCGTTGAGCGAAGCCACGGGGCGTATGTTTGGGCTCGGGATCACTTCGCCGACGGCAAACATTCTGCAGTTCCTGGTGGCGGGAGACAGTAAATTCCTCAACTGGGGCGTTTTCCTGGTGCTGGGGATTTTCCTCGGTTCGTTCATTGCAGCAAAAGCCAGTCGCGAATTCCGCGTGCGGGCTGCCGATGCGGCAACCACGCTGCGCAGTGGTTTCGGTGGGATCCTGATGGGCTTTGGCGCCAGCATAGCCGGCGGTTGCTCTATCGGTAACGGTCTGGTAATGACAGCGATGATGACCTGGCAGGGCTGGGTTGGCCTGGTATTTATGATCCTTGGCGTCTGGACCGCGTCGTGGATTGTGTTTGTACGACCGCAGCGTAAAGCCCGTCTGGCAACCGCTGCGGCAAATTAAGCGTAAGGATTAATGATGGCGATTAAAAAACTGGACGTGGTCACGCAGGTTTGCCCGTTCCCACTGATTGAAGCAAAAGCTGCGCTGGCCGAGATGGCGAGCGGTGATCAACTGGTAATTGAATTTGATTGCACCCAGGCAACCGAAGCGATCCCTCAGTGGGCGGCGGAAGAGGGGCATGCGATTACGGATTTTCAGCAGGTTGGCGATGCCGCCTGGAGCATCACCGTACAGAAAGCGTGATAGCAGGCCCTCCGCCGCGATGCGGAGGGCGAATCTCAGACGATCTCCTCCGCGTACTGCCACAGCGCCTTCAGCAGTGCCTGCTTCTCTTTATCATCCGCATATTCCTGATACAACACCTGCAACTCATCGGCGTAGCGCTGTAAATATTCCGGCGTAAAGACCTGGCGACGGTGTTCCAGCCAGCGCTGCTGTTCTGCCTCATCCAGCGTACCGGGGAAGTTACGCGCCCGGTAGTTGAACAACAGTTTCTCAATCCGCGGGTCGACAAAGGTGATATCCAGCGCCGGCAGGTTCTGCGGGTCAGTTTCCAGCACAATCTTCATCGCCGCCCGGTCAGCATCGCTGAAGAAGCCGTTATAGAGCTGGGCATCCACGTTGTCAGACGGCGTGAAAGGTTCCGCTTGCGCAAAGACAGCGACCACGTTGTCACGCACCTGCGGATTTTCACGCAGTATTTTCAGATTATCGAGACAGTGCTGACGATTAATCCCCAGACGATCGGCATCTTCGGGACGCAGCGTGTTAGCCTGCGCCAGCACCGGGCATTTATTGATGTGTACCAGCTTCAGCGGCACGGCGGCGTTATCGCCCAGATCGGCTTTGGCGGTGTACAGACGTTCGCGCAGGGTGTCGCTGTCCAGTTCCAGCAATGGCGAAATATCACCGGCCAGATCAACCATAATCACTGCATTACGGTTATCCGGATGCCAGGCCAGCGGCGCAACCCAGCTGGTGTTGCCGCGCCATGCGCCAAACATGCCAGAAACATGCACCAGCGGCTTCATTTGCGGCACATCAATCAGCGCGGCAAGCTTGTGCTTGTTGCGGTGCGTATAGAGATACTCAAACAGACGCGGCTGACGTGACTTCACCAGTTGCGCCATGGCAATGGTGGCATAGACGTCCGCCATCGCATCGTGCGCGTTGCTGTGTTCAATACCATTCGCTTTCGTCAGATGCTCCAGGCGAAAACTGGGAAGCCCGTCGTCGTTTTCCGGCCAGTTGATGCCTTCCGGGCGCAGGGCGTAGCAGGCGCGCATAACGTCCAGCAGATCCCAGCGTGAATTATCATGCTGCCAGCTCCAGGCGTAGGGATCGTAGAAGTTGCGGTACAGCACGTTACGTGTGACCTCGTCGTCGAAACGCACGTTGTTGTAGCCAATAATGCAGGTTTTCGGCACCGTAAACAGCGCGTGGATCCGCGCGGCAAACTCCGCTTCATTGTCACCTTTCTCCCGCGCTTCCTGAGGGGTGATCCCGGTGACCATTACGGCGCCAGGCTGAGGCAAGTAGTCATCCGCAGGTTTGCAGTAAAACACCTCTGGCTCGCCGATGACATTGAATTCGCTATCGGTACGCAGGGCGGCAAATTGCGCAGGTCTGTCGAGCGCCGGGTGAACGCCAAAGGTTTCGTAATCGTGAAAAAGAAAGGTGGGTTGCTGCTTGCCGTCATTCATAAATAAGTGGATTCCGTGACATCTGGTTGCGCACTGCCTGAACTGCACAGAGTACCAAAGTTCGACGCGGTAATCAGCCGGACTCGCCGCGAAGACATGAAGAAACTCGCGATCGGGAACGCGCTCAGAGGGACTCAAGAGAGAAAACTCTGCGATAAGTCACATTTTCTTGCAATTAATCCCTGTTTGTTTCGCCAGTTTTCCGTAAAAAGGACGGCTATTTTGGAACACCTGAGGACATGCTGTTGAAACCCCGTCAGTTTATTGCCGCTTCTTTACTTGTGATGAATCTCTCTTCTGCGTTTGCCGCTACTTCGGCCAATTTTGCTCCCCCTCCGCCCAGCATCGAGGCCGGTTCGTGGGTGCTTATGGATTACACCACGGGGCAAATTCTCACGGCGGGTAATGAACATCAGCAGCGCAATCCTGCCAGCCTGACCAAACTGATGACCGGCTATGTGGTCGACCGCGCCATTGACAGCCAGCGCATTACGCCGGATGACATAGTCACGGTGGGACGCGACGCGTGGGCGAAGGACAATCCGGTCTTTGTTGGATCCTCGTTGATGTTCCTCAAAGAAGGTGATCGGGTATCCGTGCGCGATTTAAGCCGTGGACTGATTGTTGATTCCGGTAACGACGCCTGCGTTGCGCTGGCTGACTATATCGCCGGTGGGCAGCCGCAGTTTGTCGCCATGATGAATAATTACGTTAAGAAGCTTAATTTGCAGGATACCCATTTTGAGACGGTTCACGGACTGGATGCCCCCGGTCAGCACAGCTCGGCTTACGATCTGGCGGTGTTGTCCCGGGCTATCATTCATGGCGAGCCTGAGTTCTATCATATGTACAGTGAGAAAAGCCTCACCTGGAACGGTATTACACAACAGAACCGTAACGGGCTGCTGTGGGACAAAACCATGAACGTCGATGGGCTGAAAACCGGGCACACTTCGGGCGCGGGCTTCAACCTGATTGCCTCAGCGGTGGATGGCCAGCGGCGACTGATTGCCGTAGTGATGGGGGCGAATAGCCCGAAAGGGCGTGAGGAGCAGGCGCGCAAACTGCTGCACTGGGGGCAACAACATTTCGACACGGTGCAGATCCTGCGCAGCGGTAAGCAGGTTGGAACGGAGCGCATCTGGTACGGCGATAAAGAGAACATCGCGTTGGGCACCGAGCACGATTTCTGGATGGCGCTGCCGAAGGCAGAAATCCCGAACATCAAAGCGAAGTACATCCTCGATAAGAAGGAACTGGAAGCACCGCTCGCCGCGCATCAACGGGTCGGCGAAATTGAACTCTACGACCGTGACAAACTGGTTGCTCACTGGCCTCTGGTGACACTGGAAGCCGTTGGGAAGGGGGGCGTTTTCTCCCGCCTGAGCGACTACTTTCACCATAAAGTCTGAGTCGTACTGACAACAAACTGGCAGGAGTTCGGCTCCGCTCACATAATAACCACAAAGTGCTTGTGATGGCTGTTTAGTCTTCGTTACACTGTATATAAATACAGTGTAATAATGGAGGCAACATGAACTACGAGATCAGAAATGTTGATAAACGCACCGTTGCAGGTTTCCACCTGGTGGGGCCGTGGGATCAGAAGGTGAAACAGGGCTTTGACCAACTGATGGTGTGGGTGGATGGCAAGCAGGTTGTCGCGCAGGAATGGATCGCCGTTTACTTCGACAATCCGGATGAAGTGCCCGCCGAAAAACTGCGCTGTAGTACGGTTGTTTCTGTGCCCGCCGATTTTGTTATACCGGAAAACAGTGAAGGCGTGACGCTCAGCGAAATCGACGGCGGTTACTACGCCACGGCGGTTGCGCGCGTTGATAATGGTGACTTTGCGACGCCATGGCATCAGTTATTTAATAGCCTGATGCAGGATCAAACGTATGAAATGACGTGCAAACCCTGCTTTGAAGTCTATCTGAACAACGGTTGCGAAGACGGTTACTGGGATATTGAGATGTATATATCGGTGCAACCTACCACGAAGTAAGCATAAAACCAGGCGGACCGGCGCTGAGCGACTACGCTTAGCGTGATGTCCTGTCCGCCGTGACAATCTTCTGCGCGTAAAAACAGGTACAATCTTTTTTTTATTCTTGCCTGACGGAGTGCCTGAGTGCGTGCCGACAAGTCACTGAGCCCATTTGAAATACGCCTGTATCGCCATTACCGCATCGTGCATGGTATTCGCATCGCGCTGGCCTTCATTTTGACCTTTCTGCTCGTTCGTTTATTTAACATTCCGGAAGGAACATGGCCCTTGATTACGCTGGTGGTGATCATGGGGCCAATCTCGTTCTGGGGAAACGTGGTTCCCCGCGCGTATGAGCGGATTGGCGGCACGATCCTCGGGTCGGTACTGGGTCTGGTGGCGCTGCGTCTGGAGCTTTTTTCATTGCCGTTGATGCTGCTCTGGTGTGCGGCGGCGATGTACCTCTGCGGATGGCTCGCACTAGGAAAAAAACCGTATCAGGCGCTTTTAATTGGCATAACCTTAGCCGTAGTGGTGGGCGCACCCGCAGGCGACATGGAGACCGCGCTCTGGCGCGGCGGGGATGTTATTCTCGGGTCGCTCCTCGCCATGCTGTTCACTGGAATCTGGCCGCAGCGCGCCTTCATCCACTGGCGCATCCAACTGGCACACTGCGTAACGGCCTATAACCGTGTGTATCAGGCTGCGCTATCGCCTAATCTGTTAGAACGTCCCCGGCTGGATAAACATCTGCAACAGCTCCTGGCTGACGTGGTAAAAATGCGCGGACTGATAACTCCTGCAAGCAAAGAAACGCGCATCCAGAAATCCATTTTTGAAGCCATTCAGACCGTCAACCGTAATCTGGTTTGCATGCTTGAATTGCAGATCAATGCCCTGTGGGCGACCCGTGAGAGCCATTTCGTCATGCTCAACGCCCATACGCTGCGGGAAACGCAGCAAATGACCCAGCAGGCGTTACTGACGATTGCTCATGCGTTGTTTGAAGGTAATCCGCAACCGATTCTCGCGAACAGTGAAAAACTAAATGAGACCGTTAACGAACTGCGCACGCTGATACGTCAACATGATGAGCACAATGTGGCCGAAATACCGATTCATGGTTACGTCTGGCTAAGCCTGGAAACGGCCCGTCAACTGGAGCTGCTGTCGCATCTTATCTGCCGAGCACTGCGCAAATAAAAAACAGGTAAGGGGGAATACTGCCCCTGCTGCTTCGATTCAGCAAGGAATAAGGGTATGATGGAAACCAGAATGAAGCCATTGTCATTTGTGGCTGCGAAAAGTAATGTTAGCCCTATCGTTTAAACGAATCCGACTCTCACATTATCAGGGGTGTAAAAATGGAAACTACCAAGCCATCTTTCCAGGACGTGCTGGAATTTGTCCGTCTGTTCCGTCGTAAAAACAAACTGCAGCGTGAAATCCAGGACG
The DNA window shown above is from Citrobacter farmeri and carries:
- the hisC gene encoding histidinol-phosphate transaminase encodes the protein MSTENTFSVNDLARENVRNLTPYQSARRLGGNGDVWLNANEFPTAVDYQLTQQTLNRYPECQPKAVIENYAQYAGVKPEQVLVSRGADEGIELLIRAFCEPGKDAILFCPPTYGMYSVSAETIGVECCTVPTLADWQLDMQGISDNLDGVKVVYVCSPNNPTGQLINPQDLRTLLELTRGKAIVVADEAYIEFCPQATLAGWLSEYPNLVVLRTLSKAFALAGLRCGFTLANEEVINLLLKVIAPYPLSTPVADIAAQALSPQGINAMRERVAQILLERQYLMSELNKIACVEQVFDSETNYILARFTASSSVFKSLWDQGIILRDQNKQPSLSGCLRITVGTREESQRVIDALRAEQV
- the hisD gene encoding histidinol dehydrogenase; protein product: MSFSTIINWNTCSPEQQRELLMRPAISASDSISRTVSEILDNVKARGDDALREYSAKFDKTEVAALRVTAEEITAASARLSDDLKQAMAVAVQNIETFHNAQKIQTVDVETQPGVRCQQVTRPVASVGLYIPGGSAPLFSTVLMLATPARIAGCKKVVLCSPPPIADEILYAAQLCGVQEIFNVGGAQAIAALAFGSESVPKVDKIFGPGNAFVTEAKRQVSQRLDGAAIDMPAGPSEVLVIADSGATPDFVASDLLSQAEHGPDSQVILLTPDADIAGRVALAVERQLAELPRAETARQALSASRLIVTKDVAQCIAISNLYGPEHLIIQTRNARELVDDITSAGSVFLGDWSPESAGDYASGTNHVLPTYGYTATCSSLGLADFQKRMTVQELSKAGFSALASTIETLAAAERLTAHKNAVTLRVNALKEQA
- the hisG gene encoding ATP phosphoribosyltransferase produces the protein MLDNTRLRIAIQKSGRLSDDSRELLARCGIKINLHTQRLIAMAENMPIDILRVRDDDIPGLVMDGVVDLGIIGENVLEEELLNRRAQGEDPRYFTLRRLDFGGCRLSLATPVDETWNGPAALDGKRIATSYPHLLKRYLDQKGVSFKSCLLNGSVEVAPRAGLADAICDLVSTGATLEANGLREVEVIYRSKACLIQRDGEMTDAKQQLVDKLLTRIQGVIQARESKYIMMHAPSERLEEVIALLPGAERPTILPLAGDQQRVAMHMVSSETLFWETMEKLKALGASSILVLPIEKMME
- the hisL gene encoding his operon leader peptide, with amino-acid sequence MTRVQFKHHHHHHHPD
- a CDS encoding SDR family oxidoreductase; its protein translation is MKKVAVVGLGWLGMPLAMSLTARGWQVTGSKTTQDGVEAARMSGIEGYPLRLEPELVCETDDLDALMDVDALVITLPARRSGPGEDFYLQAMQELVDSALAYRIPRIIFTSSTSVYGDVQGTVKEGTARNPVTASGRVLKELEDWLHNLPGTSVDILRLAGLVGPGRHPGRFFAGKTAPDGEHGVNLVHLEDVIAAITLLLQAPKGGHIYNICAPSHPARNVFYPQMARLLGMEPPQFRDSADNGKGKIIDGSRICNELGFEYQYPDPLVMPLE
- a CDS encoding LysR substrate-binding domain-containing protein; translated protein: MKPLLDVLIILDALEKEGSFAAASAKLYKTPSALSYTVHRLESDLNIQILDRSGHRARFTRTGQMLLEKGREVLHTVRELEKQAIKLHEGWENELVIGVDDTFPFSLLAPLIESFYQHHSVTRLKFINGVLGGSWDALTQGRADIIVGAMHEPPSSSDVSVARLGELEQVFAVAPHHPLAQEVEPLSRSTIKRYRAIVVGDSSSLSSATATQLLDDQEAITVFDFKTKLELQISGLGCGYLPRYLAQRFLESGALIEKKVAAQILFEPVWMGWNEQTAGLASVWWRDAILANSAIAGVYTKDETNKSNI
- the yoeI gene encoding membrane protein YoeI, whose protein sequence is MGQFFAYATAFAVKGNDHVA
- a CDS encoding APC family permease, producing MSHNATPKTSRVELRKTLTLIPVVMMGLAYMQPMTLFDTFGIVSGLTDGHVATAYAFALIAILFTALSYGKLVRRFPSAGSAYTYAQKSISPTVGFMVGWSSLLDYLFMPMINILLAKIYFEALVPSVPSWIFVVALVAFMTISNLRSIKTVANFNTLIVILQMGIVAVIVGLIIYGVSNGEGAGTLTSTRPFWSEGAHVVPMITGATILCFSFLGFDGISSLSEETKDAERVIPKAIFLTALIGGLVFIGASYFLQLYFPDISRFKDPDASQPEIMLYVAGKTFQWGVLIFSSVTVLASGMAAHAGVSRLMYVMGRDGVFPTRFFGYIHPKWRTPAWNVLLVGAIALMAIKFDLVTATALINFGALVAFTFVNLSVISQFWIREKRNKTLKDHFNYLVLPVCGALTVGALWINLEESSMVLGLIWAGIGLVYLACVTKSFRNPVPQYEDIAQ